GAAAATACTGGTTTGTGCTATTATTGAAAGGTCCGGTACGTAACCAGGATTCCGCTACCGCTGCAAAGATCCAGCGAGGACATTTAGACAACATGGATAAAATGTATTACGATGGCAAATTGAAAGTGGCCGGTCCATTTGGTGATGGTAAAGATTGGCAAGGCATTTTCATTTTTGATTGTGCTACAAAGGAAGAAGTAGAAAATTTATTAAAAACAGATCCTGCGATTGCAGCAGGCAGATTGATCGCTGATATCAGACCCTGGTACACTGCACCAACCGGAAGCTTTGTACCGGGTAAACCAAAGTCTTAGGTACTGGGTACTAGGTACTAGGTGCAAGGTATGAAGGAAGCATTGCGAATTGGGGATTGGTAATTACCATGTAACAACTTACTTTCTCCAAACACCCATAAAAACCCAGTACCTAGTACCCAGCACCTAGCACCTAGCACCCAACTCCTTTCCTTACCTTCATCGCCAAGAACAAAAAAATTGAACGAGCAATCACCCTATATTAAGAAAAGCTGGCAACATAGTTTATTTACCAATCTCACATTTTATGTGTTGATCGCCATCATTACCGGAATACTGATTGGACATTACTTTCCGACCACAGCAATGAAGACAGAATGGATTGGAAAGACATTTGTTGACATCATCAAACTATTCATCGCTCCGATCATTTTCTTAACCATCGTACTCGGTATTAGTAGTATTGGTAACCTGAAGAAAGTAGGACGCATCGGAATCAAATCATTGATCTATTTTGAGATCGTCACCACTTTGGCATTGGGTATTGGTATCGTTGTGGCATTGATTGTTCAGCCGGGTAATATCGATAGAACCGGATTACAATTGCAGGACGCAAGCAAGTATACCAACCAAGCCGGGAGTAGTTTCAGCTGGACAGCATTTTTCAAATCCAATCTCACTTTACAAGTACTGGCAGTAGCGATTATCATAGGTATCATTCTCAATTATTCCAAACACCGTCTTAAGATCATTCACTGGCTGGGGCGCGCAGCTCACTACGTTTTCCTTGCATTGAAATATGTCATGTACCTGGCACCACTCGGCGCTTTCGGTGGTATGGCATATACGATCGGAAAATTTGGTTTACAAACATTGGTGCCATTGGGAAAACTGATGGCCTGTGTATACCTGACCATGTTTCTTTTCATCTTCTTTATTCTGGGAAGTATCATGCGTTATTATGGATTCAGCATCGTTTCCTTTTTAAAATCCATCAAAGAAGAATTATTGATCGTGTTGGGAACATCCTCTTCTGAAGCAGCACTTCCTTCCATTATGCGCAAGATGGAAAAAATGGGATGCAGTAAATCTGTTGTTGGACTCGTCATCCCCACCGGCTATTCTTTTAACCTGGACGGCACTTCCATTTACTTATCCATGGCCGCTATTTTTCTGGCGCAACTATACAATATCCATTTAAGTCCGGGTGAATTACTCACCATCTTACTGGTACTGATGCTCACTTCAAAAGGTGCGGCAGGTGTTACAGGCAGTGGCTTTATCGTATTGGCTTCTACTCTCGCGGCCATCAAAACCATTCCACTTGAAGGACTTGCATTCCTACTAGGTGTAGACAAATTCATGAGCGAAGCAAGGGCCATCACCAATATCATCGGCAATGGTGTAGCCACCTTAGTGATCGCGAAGAGTGAGAAGGAATATGTGGAGGAAATTGTTTGATGACAGATGTCAGATTGCTGATAAAGAATGTCTGATTAGACTACCCCGTCATCCTGAGCACCGCGAAGGATGGTACGCAGATTTTTATGATAGGTTATGATTTTACTAATCGATCATAATCAATCATAAAAATCTGCGTCCTATCCTACGCTCTTATTCCTTTACGTTCCCATCTTGTCACCCTGAGTCGCTTTCTGACGAAGTCAGAAACTGCGACGAAGGAGATGCACCACTAGCATGCTATGATTCCTTATAATAACCTGATATTCTTTTGATCAAAGCGAAGAGTCAATATAGTCTTTCTAATACCCCTTTTCGCTTCACCAGATTTTTATAATCCCACTGAATATCGATTGCTTTTTTAAGCCAACGCTTTAGGTCTTTGGTATTGATATCTGCCACGGTGGCATATCTTTTTTCTGCCGCTTTGAATTTCCCTTCTTTTTGCAACCCCTCTTCATCGAATGATTGTCCACTCCAGAACAACAAGCGTATCCCATCCTTCAATTTACTATACCCTACAATCGGATTCCCCTCCAGGAACCAAACTGGATGTGCATGCCAGATCTTACTCTCTGCTTTTTTCAATACGCCATCAATTTCTTTCGCTAGCAATTCACAGATAGATTGTTCAGCGGGTAACTGTTGTTGGTTATAAGAATGGATATCGGGATGCATAGATGTATTTTGCATTTAAGATACTAAAATTATTGTTGACCAAACGAAGGATGGAACGCAGATTTTCATGATAGGTTATGATCATAACACATCATAAAAATCTGCGTTCCATCCTACTCGCTTATTCTCAGCGGTTAATATCAGCACAAAATCACAACAGAGGATGAGAGAAATATTTGATCAAAGCGACGAAGGCTATCCCACATCTGCCATCTGCCATCCTACATCCTTATATTTGTTAACCATCAACACACCCATGAAACAACTCATCTGCTACTCCCTACTCTGTCTATTCTTAGCCACCACACTCAATGCTCAACAGAAAGCCCCCGGCAATCCTGTCATCGAAGGTTGGTACGCTGATCCTGAAGGAGTGATCCTCAATAAACAATATTGGATCTTCCCTACTTTCTCTGCCAAATACAAAGACCAGGTTTTCCTCGATGCCTTCTCCTCCAAAGATCTTGTGAACTGGACAAAACATCCCCGCGTACTGGATACGTCTATCATCAAATGGGCGTATATGGCCATGTGGGCGCCGTCAATTGTTGAGAAAGACCATCGCTATTATGTATTCTTCTCTGCGAATGATATCCAAAGCAAAAAAAGAAACGGCAAGAATGATGATCACAATGGCGGAATTGGTATTGCTGTTGCTGACAAACCCGAAGGCCCTTATAAAGATCATTTAGGCAAACCATTGATCAATCAATTTTACAATGATGCACAGCCGATCGATCAATATGTTTTTAAAGACACTGACGGACAATACTACATTATCTACGGTGGA
Above is a genomic segment from Sediminibacterium sp. KACHI17 containing:
- a CDS encoding YciI family protein, translating into MKKVLLLVFLAAICSIANAQNNPKPEEQIRKYWFVLLLKGPVRNQDSATAAKIQRGHLDNMDKMYYDGKLKVAGPFGDGKDWQGIFIFDCATKEEVENLLKTDPAIAAGRLIADIRPWYTAPTGSFVPGKPKS
- a CDS encoding cation:dicarboxylase symporter family transporter, with the translated sequence MNEQSPYIKKSWQHSLFTNLTFYVLIAIITGILIGHYFPTTAMKTEWIGKTFVDIIKLFIAPIIFLTIVLGISSIGNLKKVGRIGIKSLIYFEIVTTLALGIGIVVALIVQPGNIDRTGLQLQDASKYTNQAGSSFSWTAFFKSNLTLQVLAVAIIIGIILNYSKHRLKIIHWLGRAAHYVFLALKYVMYLAPLGAFGGMAYTIGKFGLQTLVPLGKLMACVYLTMFLFIFFILGSIMRYYGFSIVSFLKSIKEELLIVLGTSSSEAALPSIMRKMEKMGCSKSVVGLVIPTGYSFNLDGTSIYLSMAAIFLAQLYNIHLSPGELLTILLVLMLTSKGAAGVTGSGFIVLASTLAAIKTIPLEGLAFLLGVDKFMSEARAITNIIGNGVATLVIAKSEKEYVEEIV
- a CDS encoding glycoside hydrolase family 43 protein — protein: MKQLICYSLLCLFLATTLNAQQKAPGNPVIEGWYADPEGVILNKQYWIFPTFSAKYKDQVFLDAFSSKDLVNWTKHPRVLDTSIIKWAYMAMWAPSIVEKDHRYYVFFSANDIQSKKRNGKNDDHNGGIGIAVADKPEGPYKDHLGKPLINQFYNDAQPIDQYVFKDTDGQYYIIYGGWGRCNIGKLNADFTALVPFPNGSLVQEITPKGYVEGPTAFIRKGTYYLMWSEGGWTNGTYKVAYAKSNSIFGPFEREATILEADSSIATGAGHHSVLNIPGTDEWYIVYHRRPIPNLDRDHRVTCIDRLYFNEDGSIRRVKMTFEGVRRRID
- a CDS encoding DUF1801 domain-containing protein — translated: MHPDIHSYNQQQLPAEQSICELLAKEIDGVLKKAESKIWHAHPVWFLEGNPIVGYSKLKDGIRLLFWSGQSFDEEGLQKEGKFKAAEKRYATVADINTKDLKRWLKKAIDIQWDYKNLVKRKGVLERLY